Proteins from a genomic interval of Qipengyuania sp. JC766:
- a CDS encoding lipopolysaccharide biosynthesis protein, which yields MTEQVPIERPQDDSGFASRVRSALAWRWGSQVAAQLVTWCATIAVFRILDPSDYGLFAMTQAVLAALNFLNGYSFATSLIQADHIDRRRIGQVFGMLILANVGIAVAQVLLAPSLADYYGQPLVADMLRIQAIAYLATPFVALPSALLARRIEFRSQGLVNLLCAFVGAGIALGLALMGWGVWALVYAPIGMAVVRAMGLTIAARLLVWPVFDFRGARDIVTFGGALTICQLLWIVQSQSDIFIAGRTFSTHDLGIYAEALFLALVITGRFLPPVNDVTFPAYSELHKGGRPLGPFFIRTFRTVALVTAPLYFGLALTANPAIVTLGGEKWAEMGPILGSLAVVMPFFALQIVCSPATNATGKPRIYLLSSAAGAVIFPACFVIGMAYGPQGLAHAWWVAAPALLIVTLALTLPVIRVSLRELLEELAPVAVASGLMSLVVWLLGLAVADLADPLQLLILIPAGAVTYSLTLLLAWPRLLQESWAMLRNRNEPVDTMLQA from the coding sequence GTGACCGAACAGGTGCCGATCGAGCGTCCGCAGGACGATTCGGGATTCGCTTCCCGTGTGCGCAGCGCGCTTGCGTGGCGTTGGGGCAGCCAGGTCGCGGCGCAGCTGGTGACCTGGTGCGCCACGATCGCGGTGTTCCGTATCCTCGACCCCAGCGATTACGGCTTGTTCGCCATGACGCAGGCGGTGCTCGCCGCGCTGAACTTCCTCAACGGCTATTCCTTCGCGACCTCCCTCATCCAGGCGGACCACATCGACCGCCGGAGAATCGGGCAGGTGTTCGGGATGCTGATTCTGGCCAATGTGGGAATCGCGGTGGCGCAGGTCCTGCTCGCGCCCAGCCTTGCCGACTATTACGGGCAGCCGCTGGTGGCGGACATGCTGCGGATCCAGGCGATCGCCTATCTCGCGACTCCGTTCGTCGCCCTGCCCAGCGCGCTGCTGGCCCGGCGAATCGAATTTCGCAGCCAGGGACTGGTGAACCTGCTGTGCGCTTTCGTGGGTGCGGGCATCGCGCTCGGCCTCGCGCTCATGGGCTGGGGCGTGTGGGCGCTCGTCTATGCGCCCATCGGCATGGCAGTGGTCCGGGCCATGGGCCTGACCATCGCGGCCCGCCTGCTGGTCTGGCCGGTGTTCGATTTCCGGGGCGCGCGCGACATCGTCACCTTCGGCGGCGCGCTGACCATCTGCCAGCTGCTGTGGATCGTGCAGAGCCAGAGCGACATCTTCATAGCGGGTCGCACCTTCTCGACCCATGATCTGGGCATCTATGCAGAGGCGCTGTTTCTGGCGCTGGTCATTACCGGCCGCTTCCTGCCGCCGGTCAACGACGTGACCTTCCCCGCCTATTCGGAACTGCACAAGGGCGGCAGGCCGCTCGGCCCGTTCTTCATCCGCACCTTCCGCACCGTCGCGCTGGTTACCGCCCCGCTCTATTTCGGCCTCGCGCTCACGGCCAATCCGGCGATCGTCACGCTGGGGGGAGAGAAGTGGGCGGAAATGGGCCCGATTCTCGGCAGCCTTGCAGTGGTGATGCCGTTCTTCGCGCTGCAGATCGTGTGTTCGCCCGCGACCAACGCGACCGGCAAGCCGCGCATCTACCTCCTGTCCAGCGCGGCGGGCGCAGTCATCTTCCCCGCCTGCTTCGTGATCGGCATGGCCTATGGCCCGCAGGGGCTGGCCCATGCCTGGTGGGTCGCCGCGCCGGCGCTGCTGATCGTGACGCTCGCCCTCACCCTGCCGGTCATCCGGGTTTCCTTGCGCGAACTGCTGGAAGAACTCGCGCCGGTGGCGGTCGCGTCCGGACTCATGTCGCTGGTCGTCTGGCTGCTGGGCCTCGCGGTCGCGGACCTGGCCGATCCGCTGCAGCTTCTGATCCTGATCCCCGCGGGCGCGGTGACCTACAGCCTTACCCTGCTCCTCGCCTGGCCGCGCCTGCTGCAGGAAAGCTGGGCGATGCTGCGCAACCGGAACGAGCCGGTGGACACGATGCTGCAGGCCTGA
- a CDS encoding efflux RND transporter periplasmic adaptor subunit has product MKQILAGLAACLFLSACSSGEAPPEQQPVPVRTITVSSTAVPNVIELPGRVEPVRVAEVRARVTGIVQEQLYEEGTDVSAGQPLFRIDPRELRASYAQTEASLARASATAANARAVVERYRPLVEENAISRQEYDAALAASREADANVAQIRAQLESSSLQLGYTTVRAPIAGRAGRAQVTEGALVSQPEGTLMTRIEQISPVYVSFAQAASEVLRLRRAIAAGEIDLDENDRVEVRLTFSDGTEYPVPGYIDFLAFSVDQATGTVELRAEFPNPQRLLLPGEFVRAKIYAGELQNGLTVPQRAVSLTEQGGTVFVVDGEGKAATRTVQLGAMVEGNWIVENGLRVGDTVIVSNLQKLRPGVPVTIANTPTGRQPAAKAKAQSPRGAQ; this is encoded by the coding sequence ATGAAGCAAATCCTCGCCGGGCTGGCCGCCTGCCTCTTCCTGTCCGCCTGCTCGTCCGGCGAAGCGCCGCCCGAACAGCAGCCGGTCCCCGTGCGAACCATCACGGTTTCGAGTACCGCGGTGCCGAACGTGATCGAGCTGCCGGGCCGGGTGGAACCCGTTCGCGTGGCGGAGGTGCGTGCGCGCGTCACGGGTATCGTGCAGGAACAACTGTACGAGGAAGGCACCGACGTCAGCGCCGGCCAGCCGCTTTTCCGGATCGATCCGCGCGAATTGCGCGCCAGCTATGCACAGACGGAAGCTTCGCTGGCCCGCGCCAGTGCGACCGCGGCCAATGCCCGGGCAGTGGTGGAACGCTATCGTCCGCTGGTCGAGGAAAACGCGATCAGCCGGCAGGAATACGACGCCGCACTCGCCGCATCACGGGAAGCGGATGCCAATGTGGCGCAGATCCGCGCCCAGCTCGAATCCTCCTCGCTCCAGCTCGGCTACACGACCGTGCGCGCGCCGATCGCAGGCCGTGCCGGCCGGGCGCAGGTGACCGAAGGTGCGCTGGTCAGCCAGCCGGAAGGTACGCTGATGACGCGGATCGAGCAGATCTCGCCGGTCTATGTCAGCTTTGCCCAGGCCGCGAGCGAGGTGCTGCGGCTGCGCCGTGCGATCGCCGCGGGCGAGATCGACCTCGACGAGAACGACCGTGTCGAAGTGCGCCTGACCTTCAGCGACGGCACCGAATATCCCGTGCCGGGCTATATCGACTTCCTCGCCTTCTCGGTCGACCAGGCGACCGGCACGGTCGAGCTGCGTGCCGAATTTCCCAATCCGCAGCGGCTTCTCCTTCCCGGCGAATTCGTCCGCGCGAAGATCTATGCCGGCGAATTGCAGAACGGCCTGACCGTACCGCAGCGTGCGGTCAGCCTGACCGAACAGGGCGGCACCGTGTTCGTCGTCGATGGCGAAGGCAAGGCGGCGACCCGCACGGTCCAGCTCGGCGCCATGGTCGAAGGCAACTGGATCGTGGAGAACGGCCTCAGGGTCGGGGACACCGTGATCGTCAGCAACCTCCAGAAACTTCGCCCCGGGGTCCCGGTGACGATCGCCAATACGCCCACGGGACGCCAGCCCGCCGCGAAGGCCAAGGCCCAAAGCCCGCGCGGAGCGCAATAA
- a CDS encoding TetR/AcrR family transcriptional regulator, which produces MIENSDTCRLDRRKRAIVEAARDLFVEQGFERTTLGDIVERSGGSLATIYKLFGNKDGLLEAVVFEKASSGETIIVGAQQGGGTPAQILHRVGNALSAHFLEPDTVKLVRIVIARSISDADFARLFFERTATRTSDALERMFADWQARGIAMNGDPQMLAEMFLSLFVSDVHAEAVGHGIGIDHSPERLRQRIDFFIAGAGLVHQLHPGSTPQD; this is translated from the coding sequence ATGATCGAAAATTCCGATACCTGCCGACTGGATCGCCGGAAACGGGCGATTGTGGAGGCTGCGAGGGACCTGTTTGTCGAGCAGGGATTCGAACGCACGACCCTGGGGGACATCGTCGAACGGTCCGGCGGATCGCTGGCCACGATCTACAAGCTGTTCGGAAACAAGGACGGATTGCTGGAGGCGGTCGTCTTCGAAAAGGCCTCTTCCGGCGAGACGATCATCGTCGGAGCGCAGCAGGGCGGCGGAACGCCGGCGCAGATCCTCCACCGCGTCGGCAACGCGCTCAGCGCGCATTTCCTCGAACCCGACACGGTAAAGCTGGTCCGGATCGTGATCGCGCGCAGTATCAGCGATGCCGACTTTGCGCGCCTGTTCTTCGAACGGACCGCCACCCGGACCAGCGACGCTCTGGAACGGATGTTCGCGGACTGGCAGGCCCGCGGGATCGCGATGAACGGCGATCCGCAAATGCTTGCCGAAATGTTCCTCAGCCTGTTCGTGAGCGACGTCCATGCCGAAGCCGTTGGTCACGGCATCGGCATCGACCATTCGCCCGAGCGCCTGAGACAACGGATCGACTTCTTCATCGCGGGCGCCGGACTGGTCCATCAGCTTCACCCTGGCTCGACCCCGCAGGATTGA